A single Trypanosoma brucei gambiense DAL972 chromosome 9, complete sequence DNA region contains:
- a CDS encoding phosphatidylserine decarboxylase, putative, protein MASLTRQLRFYKNDTTRPFTNPMRRWLYHYLFGGAIIGGAVYVGGRYQLAAWEATRHPEGGTRLCSVGMLEMLMLFPFNYISHICGRISENECLPSSFHRAVIAAIIWWYGMDAPRGKEREYKTLQEFFVRRWEDGERRVATSPVVMPSDGVVLSVQEDVVDDQLLQVKGVTYSVRRLFHSPLGTVAEGNRRIAVALHLRTQDYHHVVTPCLFTCKEVVYIPGALLPHTPAGYHWIPSVLPLNERVVLLGSWTDEHSASGNMGLALVGGTLTGRIVLHLDQRIKTNFLAPPEYAVHRCYSRAATSKKGDLLSTFYWGSSVVLVLDIPKTASVAVKPGDIVKAGEALVTYGLSESGK, encoded by the coding sequence ATGGCTTCGCTCACACGACAACTGCGGTTCTACAAGAATGACACAACGAGACCCTTCACAAACCCGATGCGGCGCTGGTTGTATCACTACCTCTTTGGTGGTGCGATCATTGGTGGCGCAGTTTACGTCGGTGGGCGGTACCAACTTGCCGCATGGGAGGCAACACGTCACCCCGAGGGGGGAACTCGCTTGTGTTCTGTTGGAATGTTGGAGATGCTAatgcttttccccttcaactATATTTCGCACATCTGCGGAAGGATAAGTGAGAATGAATGTTTGCCGTCTTCTTTCCATCGTGCAGTTATTGCGGCAATCATTTGGTGGTACGGTATGGATGCGCCGCGGGGAAAAGAACGGGAATATAAAACACTGCAAGAATTCTTCGTTCGTAGGTGGGAAGATGGCGAGCGACGAGTTGCCACGTCACCTGTTGTTATGCCTTCCGATGGTGTTGTGCTCTCAGTCCAGGAGGATGTGGTAGACGATCAGTTGCTGCAGGTTAAGGGAGTAACATATAGCGTAAGACGGCTTTTCCATAGCCCGCTGGGAACCGTGGCAGAGGGGAATCGGCggattgctgttgctttacATCTGCGAACCCAAGATTATCATCATGTGGTAAcgccgtgtttgtttacttgtAAGGAAGTCGTGTATATACCCGGTGCTTTACTACCGCACACACCGGCGGGATATCACTGGATTCCCTCTGTCCTTCCATTAAACGAGCGGGTGGTTCTCCTTGGAAGTTGGACTGACGAGCACAGTGCCAGTGGGAACATGGGGTTGGCCCTTGTGGGCGGTACACTAACTGGGCGTATCGTACTGCATTTGGATCAACGCATCAAAACAAATTTTTTAGCTCCCCCGGAATACGCTGTACACAGGTGTTATAGCAGGGCGGCCACATCAAAAAAAGGGGACCTCCTCTCTACCTTTTACTGGGGTTCCTCCGTCGTGCTGGTTTTGGACATTCCAAAAACTGCGTCAGTAGCGGTTAAACCAGGGGATATCGTTAAGGCGGGCGAGGCGTTGGTCACATACGGGTTGTCGGAGAGTGGCAAGTAG
- a CDS encoding protein kinase, putative, translating into MLDIKIEKYDIFVEKVKVVQRRIEQLNQWPSVDSMVRYKEARLSPRYLLVTAEEPTDGILEPLELPMGEEDACMVIMGLLRALHALHMRKLVHGHLRPEVLRRHSASGRIVLLQQVLTIDLFDPSSDAGQEVWRCCAPEIMRASPFDYSADIWGLGAVLLQLVAPAGKVYETEDLVELDIISPEVSSLSSSVVSFVMQCLQEDAHARPTIAELIMHPLLTNRDGLDKSCTEEEEDEEESEPEEEKKENDAAEEEEETEESEEADEEP; encoded by the coding sequence ATGCTGGACATCAAGATAGAAAAGTATGACATTTTTGTTGAGAAGGTGAAGGTAGTGCAGCGGAGAATCGAACAACTAAACCAGTGGCCTTCAGTCGACTCGATGGTTAGGTACAAGGAAGCGCGGCTCTCACCACGTTATCTACTTGTTACCGCAGAGGAGCCCACTGACGGTATTCTAGAGCCCCTTGAACTTCCGATGGGGGAGGAAGATGCGTGTATGGTCATAATGGGACTGCTGCGGGCGCTGCACGCCCTGCACATGCGTAAATTAGTCCATGGGCACCTCCGCCCTGAAGTGTTGCGCCGGCATAGTGCATCTGGGCGGATCGTTCTGCTACAGCAAGTTCTCACCATAGACTTGTTTGATCCTTCCAGTGATGCAGGGCAAGAAGTGTGGCGCTGCTGTGCACCGGAAATAATGCGGGCATCGCCGTTTGATTACAGCGCCGACATATGGGGTCTGGGGGCTGTTTTGCTGCAACTTGTTGCACCGGCAGGGAAAGTGTATGAAACAGAGGACCTGGTAGAGTTGGACATCATCTCACCGGAGGTGTCGTCGTTGAGCTCTTCCGTTGTGAGCTTTGTCATGCAGTGTCTGCAGGAAGACGCACACGCTCGACCGACAATAGCGGAACTCATAATGCATCCGTTACTTACTAACAGGGACGGACTTGACAAGAGTTGcacggaggaagaagaggatgaggaagaaagtgaaccagaagaggagaaaaaagagaatgatgctgcagaagaggaggaagagacggAGGAGAGTGAGGAAGCCGATGAGGAACCGTAG